The Cytobacillus firmus genome segment CAGGAAACTGAGAAACCTGAACAAGCTAAAAAAGCTGAAGAGTCACAAGAAAAAGAAGCAGACAGCGACCAGCAGGAAAAACAGACTTCAGAAAAGCCTGATGAAGAAGATAAAGGTTCTGAGTCCGCATCCGAAAAGCAAGCCCGGCAAACAGCTCCTGATAGTACAGACTCGTCGAAAACTGACGGAACACAGGATGAATTAAAAAAGGAAGGCAAAGTTGTCTACCATACGGTTAAACCAAAGGAAACAATCTTTAGAATTGCCATGACCTATTATAAATCCCAATCCGGAATTGAAATAATAAAGCAAGCCAACAATTTGTCGTCAAATGAAATACAAACGGGCCAGGTATTAAAAATCCCGCTTGAGCACTAAAAGAGTCTAAGACCATTTGCTTTCTTATCTCCCAGTCATAGAACAATGTACGAGCTCATACATTGTTATGAAAGGGAGGGAGCGTTTTTGGAATCGCCGATTAGAATGCTTGACGAACGTACAGACCAGGCAACAAGAAAAATGCTTGAGAAAGTTGTGGAGAGAAAACAAAAGTTTGATCGATTCAAGTCCTGGCATTTAATTGCCATGTGGGCGACCGTTTTTATATCCTTTTTATTCTTTTTTTATCTTTATAAAAGTGTTATGCAGCCTTACTCTTACTCGTTTGCATCAATGTTTTCGGCTTTTGTCAAACAGTCTGCTAATTTCTATTTACTTGTTTTTACGGTTGGCGTTTATGGGTTTATGAATCTTCTGAGAGAAAAAAGAGATAAAGCAGAAAAAGAATTTCATGCACTAAGGTGTGAAATAATTGATAAGAGTAAAGATCTCTGGAAAAAAGAAGATGAATGGAAAAATCGCCATAACGTTTTCGAAATGATGAAAAAAAATTATGATATTAACCTTTATCATGAGAACAAATGAAAAAAGAAGCAGCCTGCCTGCTTCTTTTTGTTAAGTATTTAGAAGAATTTCTTTTTATCCCGTTCTTCCTTTAGAATCTCAACGGCTTCTCTGAAGCGCTGGGAGTGGATGATCTCTCTTTCTCTTAAAAAACGGAGTCCGTCATTTAGATCCGGATCATCACTCATATTTATTATCCACTGATAGGTTGCCCTTGCTTTCTCTTCTGCGGCGATATCTTCGTATAAATCTGCTATTGGATCCCCTTTTGCCTGGATATAAGAAGCTGTCCAAGGCACACCTGCAGCATTATGATAAAACAGGGCATTATCATGGTTAGCATAATGGGCATCCAGGCCTGCAGCCTTCATTTGATCAGGCGTAGCATCCTTCGTTAATTTATAAATCATTGTAGCGATCATTTCCAGATGTGCAAATTCCTCTGTTCCAATATCTGTA includes the following:
- a CDS encoding LysM peptidoglycan-binding domain-containing protein, yielding MSKEDPYRDQAERLRKRIDRKQETGDSGQKSALPPRSRIHQEKRKKNKWRVKYPVIRLLALFFILLPITIFSIYQYVSSDKSINTGLNAESEEIGSETVVFATNDEDEGTTIEVSEEQETEKPEQAKKAEESQEKEADSDQQEKQTSEKPDEEDKGSESASEKQARQTAPDSTDSSKTDGTQDELKKEGKVVYHTVKPKETIFRIAMTYYKSQSGIEIIKQANNLSSNEIQTGQVLKIPLEH
- a CDS encoding YpbF family protein, with product MESPIRMLDERTDQATRKMLEKVVERKQKFDRFKSWHLIAMWATVFISFLFFFYLYKSVMQPYSYSFASMFSAFVKQSANFYLLVFTVGVYGFMNLLREKRDKAEKEFHALRCEIIDKSKDLWKKEDEWKNRHNVFEMMKKNYDINLYHENK
- the cotJC gene encoding spore coat protein CotJC, giving the protein MWVYEKKLQYPVKVSTCNPKLAKYLIEQYGGADGELAAALRYLNQRYTIPDKVIGLLTDIGTEEFAHLEMIATMIYKLTKDATPDQMKAAGLDAHYANHDNALFYHNAAGVPWTASYIQAKGDPIADLYEDIAAEEKARATYQWIINMSDDPDLNDGLRFLREREIIHSQRFREAVEILKEERDKKKFF